The following are encoded together in the Hemicordylus capensis ecotype Gifberg chromosome 4, rHemCap1.1.pri, whole genome shotgun sequence genome:
- the SMPD2 gene encoding sphingomyelin phosphodiesterase 2 isoform X3 — protein MRKERMEGELLLQLRVFDLNCWAIRYLSKLRQERIDLIGDVLNKEGFDVALFQEVWSERDYWALKNKLSARYPSSHYFKSGVIGSGLCIFSKHQILDTFLYQYSVNGYPYMLQHGDWFGGKSVGLVVLKIQGVVFNIYATHLHAEYCREKDAYLPHRVVQAWELGQFIQHTSKGADVMLLGGDLNMHPEDVGIRLLQAWAGLQDSFVAAEKVEGCEDGCTLVPANCFTNKKELQCYPQGIRIDYIFYKSLPQYKVRCNSHVTTTGTAPGKDIPYSDHEAVTAILSLYKRESDKVLNHPTVEPGLVDILNEARIEVRVGLHSAERQRYSCGRMAVLALLLLLMQGAMGLSSMFGGALQQPFPKFSFSLLGLLAIVVLLFSAVLYLFHTIEVKMLQGTEEQMRKCSEKLPYDTKQSRRTASRLFSFRFGKIGRHGLFLLATLSEAKRGP, from the exons GGCAATTCGCTACCTGAGCAAATTACGGCAGGAGCGCATTGACTTGATTGGCGATGTTCTTAACAAAGAGGGATTTGATGTGGCGCTCTTTCAGGAG GTGTGGAGTGAGAGAGATTATTGGGCACTGAAAAATAAGCTGTCTGCCCGCTACCCTTCTTCCCACTACTTCAAAAG TGGGGTGATTGGCAGTGGGCTCTGCATCTTCTCTAAACACCAGATCCTGGACACCTTCCTGTACCAATACTCTGTGAATGGCTACCCCTACATG CTCCAACACGGAGACTGGTTTGGTGGCAAATCTGTGGGCCTTGTGGTGCTGAAGATCCAGGGAGTTGTCTTCAACATCTATGCGACACAT CTCCATGCAGAGTACTGTCGGGAGAAGGATGCTTATCTGCCTCATCGAGTAGTTCAAGCGTGGGAACTTGGCCAGTTTATACA GCACACTTCCAAAGGGGCTGATGTGATGCTGCTAGGTGGAGATCTGAATATGCATCCAGAAGATGTTGGCATTAGGCTGCTGCAAGCTTGGGCAGGGCTCCAGGACTCCTTCGTTGCTGCAGAGAAAGTTGAG GGCTGTGAGGACGGCTGTACTCTGGTGCCAGCCAACTGTTTCACAAACAAGAAGGAACTGCAGTGTTATCCCCAGGGAATTCGTATTGACTACATTTTTTATAAG AGTTTGCCGCAGTACAAAGTAAGATGCAACAGTCATGTGACTACCACTGGAACAGCTCCCGGCAAGGACATTCCTTACTCTGACCATGAGGCTGTGACAGCCATTCTGTCTTTGTATAAAAGAGAATCAGATAAAGTTCTAAACCATCCCACAGTTG agcCAGGGCTGGTGGACATCTTGAACGAAGCCCGGATAGAGGTGAGGGTGGGACTGCATTCAGCTGAGCGCCAACGATACTCCTGTGGCCGCATGGCTGTCCTGgctctgcttctgctgctcaTGCAAGGAGCCATGGGCCTGAGTTCCATGTTCGGCGGAGCCCTACAGCAGCCCTTCCCCAAGTTCTCCTTCAGCTTGCTTGGCCTCCTGGCTATAGTGGTGTTGCTCTTCTCAGCTGTACTCTACCTCTTCCACACCATTGAAGTGAAGATGCTGCAAGGGACGGAGGAGCAAATGCGG aaGTGCTCAGAGAAGCTTCCATATGATACCAAGCAGTCTAGAAGAACTGCTTCAAGGCTATTCTCCTTTCGTTTTGGGAAGATCGGTAGACATGGTCTGTTCCTTCTTGCAACTTTGTCAGAGGCCAAGAGAGGCCCATAA
- the SMPD2 gene encoding sphingomyelin phosphodiesterase 2 isoform X6 translates to MRKERMEGELLLQLRVFDLNCWAIRYLSKLRQERIDLIGDVLNKEGFDVALFQEVWSERDYWALKNKLSARYPSSHYFKSGVIGSGLCIFSKHQILDTFLYQYSVNGYPYMLQHGDWFGGKSVGLVVLKIQGVVFNIYATHLHAEYCREKDAYLPHRVVQAWELGQFIQHTSKGADVMLLGGDLNMHPEDVGIRLLQAWAGLQDSFVAAEKVEGCEDGCTLVPANCFTNKKELQCYPQGIRIDYIFYKSLPQYKVRCNSHVTTTGTAPGKDIPYSDHEAVTAILSLYKRESDKVLNHPTVEPGLVDILNEARIEVRVGLHSAERQRYSCGRMAVLALLLLLMQGAMGLSSMFGGALQQPFPKFSFSLLGLLAIVVLLFSAVLYLFHTIEVKMLQGTEEQMRVGLQTLQDKLSSE, encoded by the exons GGCAATTCGCTACCTGAGCAAATTACGGCAGGAGCGCATTGACTTGATTGGCGATGTTCTTAACAAAGAGGGATTTGATGTGGCGCTCTTTCAGGAG GTGTGGAGTGAGAGAGATTATTGGGCACTGAAAAATAAGCTGTCTGCCCGCTACCCTTCTTCCCACTACTTCAAAAG TGGGGTGATTGGCAGTGGGCTCTGCATCTTCTCTAAACACCAGATCCTGGACACCTTCCTGTACCAATACTCTGTGAATGGCTACCCCTACATG CTCCAACACGGAGACTGGTTTGGTGGCAAATCTGTGGGCCTTGTGGTGCTGAAGATCCAGGGAGTTGTCTTCAACATCTATGCGACACAT CTCCATGCAGAGTACTGTCGGGAGAAGGATGCTTATCTGCCTCATCGAGTAGTTCAAGCGTGGGAACTTGGCCAGTTTATACA GCACACTTCCAAAGGGGCTGATGTGATGCTGCTAGGTGGAGATCTGAATATGCATCCAGAAGATGTTGGCATTAGGCTGCTGCAAGCTTGGGCAGGGCTCCAGGACTCCTTCGTTGCTGCAGAGAAAGTTGAG GGCTGTGAGGACGGCTGTACTCTGGTGCCAGCCAACTGTTTCACAAACAAGAAGGAACTGCAGTGTTATCCCCAGGGAATTCGTATTGACTACATTTTTTATAAG AGTTTGCCGCAGTACAAAGTAAGATGCAACAGTCATGTGACTACCACTGGAACAGCTCCCGGCAAGGACATTCCTTACTCTGACCATGAGGCTGTGACAGCCATTCTGTCTTTGTATAAAAGAGAATCAGATAAAGTTCTAAACCATCCCACAGTTG agcCAGGGCTGGTGGACATCTTGAACGAAGCCCGGATAGAGGTGAGGGTGGGACTGCATTCAGCTGAGCGCCAACGATACTCCTGTGGCCGCATGGCTGTCCTGgctctgcttctgctgctcaTGCAAGGAGCCATGGGCCTGAGTTCCATGTTCGGCGGAGCCCTACAGCAGCCCTTCCCCAAGTTCTCCTTCAGCTTGCTTGGCCTCCTGGCTATAGTGGTGTTGCTCTTCTCAGCTGTACTCTACCTCTTCCACACCATTGAAGTGAAGATGCTGCAAGGGACGGAGGAGCAAATGCGGGTAGGGCTACAGACACTCCAGGACAAACTAAGCTCTGAATGA